One Herbaspirillum rubrisubalbicans genomic window carries:
- a CDS encoding TOBE domain-containing protein, producing MTIQAINVRNQFKGKVKAIIEGSVVSEVDVETPAGIVTSVITTRSVKDLGLTIGSEVVALVKATEVSIAKL from the coding sequence ATGACCATTCAAGCAATCAACGTGCGTAACCAGTTCAAGGGCAAGGTCAAGGCCATCATCGAAGGTTCGGTGGTGTCCGAAGTGGACGTGGAAACCCCGGCCGGCATCGTGACCTCGGTCATTACCACCCGTTCCGTGAAGGACCTGGGCCTGACCATCGGCAGCGAAGTGGTGGCGCTGGTCAAGGCCACCGAAGTCTCGATCGCCAAGCTGTGA
- a CDS encoding RBBP9/YdeN family alpha/beta hydrolase has product MSLSTPSSSATPARLSDFRVLVAPGLSDSGPEHWQSRWQRLYPTFERVRQDDWETPDLPRWSARLDEVLARDGRPTVIVAHSFGCLTTVHRTAALQAASGSAHPIVAALLVAPADPVKFSLSAAVRHRLPYPALVIGSDNDPWMSAERGRHWAEAWGAQFRSIGARGHINSESGLGDWTEGQQWLLGLLERIA; this is encoded by the coding sequence ATGAGCCTGTCCACCCCCTCGTCCTCGGCCACCCCGGCCCGACTGTCCGACTTTCGCGTGCTGGTGGCGCCGGGTCTGTCCGATAGTGGCCCGGAACACTGGCAGTCACGCTGGCAACGGCTCTATCCGACCTTCGAACGGGTGCGTCAGGATGACTGGGAAACCCCTGATCTGCCGCGCTGGTCGGCGCGCCTGGATGAAGTCCTGGCGCGCGATGGCCGGCCCACGGTGATCGTGGCGCACAGCTTCGGTTGCCTGACCACGGTGCATCGCACCGCGGCCCTGCAAGCCGCCTCCGGCTCGGCCCATCCCATCGTGGCGGCCTTGCTGGTGGCGCCGGCCGATCCGGTCAAGTTCAGCCTGAGCGCGGCGGTGCGGCACCGCCTGCCTTATCCGGCGCTGGTCATCGGCAGCGACAACGACCCCTGGATGAGCGCCGAACGCGGCCGCCACTGGGCCGAGGCCTGGGGCGCGCAGTTCCGCTCCATCGGCGCGCGCGGTCATATCAATTCGGAATCCGGCCTGGGTGACTGGACCGAGGGTCAGCAATGGCTGTTAGGTTTGCTGGAACGCATTGCCTGA
- a CDS encoding IS1182 family transposase, with the protein MLKKPTAAQHELEMVTIEMLVPKDHLLRKIDAAVDFEFIREKVAHLYCADNGRPALDPVVLFKLLFIGYLFGIRSERQLIREVQVNVAYRWFAGFRLTDKVPDSSTFSQNRRRRFIDTTVYQEIFDEIVRQAIGRGMVDGRVLYSDSTHLKANANKNKFDYVQVTQTPSAYLAELDAAVDIDRAEHGKKPLKRDDDDEPPTKEIKVSRTDPESGYMVRDDKPKGFFYLDHRTVDAKHSIITDTHVTPASVHDSQPYLARLDRQRQTFGFDVQAVGLDAGYFTPAVCQGLENREISGVMGYRTPNHKPGTFFKRAYEYDAYRDEYICPQGQPLRYSTTNRLGYREYKSNPEQCRGCKVGEQCTNSANAVKVVTRHVWERSKEKVDDRRRTEWGKRIYARRKETVERSFADAKQLHGHRYARMRGLRKVAEQCLLAAAAQNMKKIALLVARLRALLHGLSASASVQKWLQRKMRALLGFCAIDHLQITCA; encoded by the coding sequence ATGCTCAAAAAACCGACAGCCGCCCAGCACGAGTTAGAGATGGTGACCATCGAGATGCTCGTGCCCAAGGACCACCTGCTGCGCAAGATCGACGCGGCGGTGGATTTCGAGTTCATCCGAGAGAAGGTGGCGCATCTGTATTGCGCCGACAATGGCCGCCCGGCACTGGACCCGGTGGTACTCTTCAAGCTCTTGTTCATCGGTTACCTCTTCGGTATCCGCAGCGAGCGCCAGCTCATCCGCGAGGTCCAGGTCAATGTGGCCTATCGCTGGTTTGCCGGATTCCGTCTGACCGACAAGGTACCGGACTCATCCACCTTCTCCCAGAACCGGCGCCGCCGCTTCATTGATACCACCGTCTATCAAGAGATCTTCGACGAGATCGTGCGCCAGGCCATTGGACGCGGCATGGTCGATGGCCGTGTGCTCTACAGCGACAGCACTCACCTCAAGGCCAACGCCAACAAGAACAAGTTCGACTACGTTCAAGTTACCCAGACCCCCTCGGCCTATCTGGCCGAACTGGATGCCGCTGTGGATATCGACCGTGCCGAGCATGGCAAGAAACCGCTCAAGCGTGACGACGATGATGAGCCGCCCACCAAAGAGATCAAGGTCAGTCGCACCGATCCCGAGAGCGGCTACATGGTGCGCGACGACAAGCCCAAGGGCTTCTTCTACCTGGATCACCGCACCGTCGATGCCAAGCATTCCATCATTACCGATACCCATGTCACGCCCGCCTCAGTCCATGACAGTCAGCCTTATCTGGCGCGCCTGGATCGTCAGCGCCAGACGTTCGGATTTGATGTACAGGCCGTTGGCCTGGATGCGGGCTACTTCACACCGGCCGTCTGCCAGGGACTGGAGAATCGCGAGATCAGCGGCGTGATGGGCTACCGCACACCCAACCACAAGCCGGGGACATTCTTTAAACGGGCGTATGAGTACGATGCCTACCGTGACGAATACATCTGCCCGCAGGGTCAACCCTTGCGCTACAGCACGACCAATCGACTGGGGTATCGGGAATACAAATCCAACCCTGAGCAATGCCGAGGCTGCAAGGTAGGCGAGCAATGCACCAATAGCGCCAATGCGGTCAAGGTGGTGACGCGCCATGTGTGGGAGCGTTCCAAGGAGAAGGTGGATGATCGGCGTCGTACCGAATGGGGCAAGCGCATCTATGCCCGACGCAAGGAAACGGTAGAACGCAGCTTCGCCGACGCCAAGCAATTGCACGGACATCGTTATGCCCGTATGCGGGGATTGCGCAAGGTCGCCGAGCAGTGCTTGTTGGCGGCGGCGGCCCAGAACATGAAGAAGATTGCCCTGTTGGTGGCGCGCTTGCGCGCGCTTTTACACGGCTTGAGCGCCTCTGCCAGCGTACAAAAGTGGCTACAGCGAAAAATGCGCGCCTTGCTTGGCTTCTGCGCCATCGACCATCTGCAAATTACCTGCGCCTGA
- a CDS encoding sulfonate ABC transporter substrate-binding protein → MSANKNKSIHLPRRRSLARLSAIALGALTIGLGASPVQAQETKLLRIGYQKAANTLVLLKAHGALEKRLQPLGVEVKWAEFAAGPQLLEALNVGSVDFGYVGEAPPVFAQAAGADFVYTAYEIPTPEAEALLVPKNSPIKSVAELKGKKVAFNKGSDVHWLVVALLKKAGLQYSDIQPVYLAPADARAAFERGAVDAWAIWDPFQAAAEKQVGARRLASGAGVVSHHQFFLSARPFAAKNPQVQKILLEEITREGEWVRTHTAEAAAQLSPIQGLDADIIETGLKRYAHIYKPVDAQVLAEQQKIADAFYELKLIPKPLKVSDAVLK, encoded by the coding sequence GTGTCCGCCAACAAGAACAAGAGCATCCATCTTCCCCGTCGCCGCTCGCTGGCGCGCCTGTCTGCCATCGCCCTCGGTGCGCTGACCATCGGTCTGGGCGCTAGCCCGGTGCAGGCGCAGGAAACCAAGCTGCTGCGCATCGGCTATCAAAAGGCGGCCAATACCCTGGTGCTGTTGAAAGCCCATGGCGCCTTGGAAAAGCGCCTGCAACCGTTGGGCGTGGAAGTGAAATGGGCCGAGTTCGCGGCCGGTCCGCAATTGCTGGAAGCCTTGAACGTCGGTTCGGTGGACTTCGGCTATGTCGGTGAAGCCCCACCGGTCTTTGCCCAGGCTGCTGGTGCCGACTTCGTCTACACCGCCTATGAAATCCCGACCCCGGAGGCCGAAGCGCTGCTGGTGCCCAAGAATTCCCCCATCAAGAGCGTGGCCGAACTCAAGGGCAAGAAGGTCGCCTTCAACAAGGGTTCCGACGTGCACTGGCTGGTGGTGGCCTTGCTCAAGAAGGCCGGTCTGCAATACAGCGATATCCAGCCGGTCTACCTGGCGCCGGCCGATGCCCGCGCCGCCTTCGAGCGCGGTGCGGTGGATGCCTGGGCGATCTGGGATCCGTTCCAGGCCGCGGCCGAAAAACAGGTTGGCGCACGCCGCCTGGCCAGTGGCGCGGGCGTGGTCAGCCATCACCAGTTCTTCCTGAGTGCGCGTCCGTTCGCGGCCAAGAACCCGCAGGTGCAAAAGATCCTGCTGGAAGAAATCACCCGCGAAGGTGAATGGGTGCGCACCCACACCGCCGAGGCCGCAGCCCAGCTTTCCCCCATCCAGGGCTTGGATGCAGACATCATCGAAACCGGCCTGAAGCGCTACGCCCACATCTACAAACCGGTCGATGCACAAGTGCTGGCCGAGCAGCAAAAGATCGCCGATGCCTTCTACGAGCTCAAGCTGATCCCCAAGCCGCTCAAGGTCAGCGACGCGGTTCTCAAATGA
- a CDS encoding IclR family transcriptional regulator — translation MKKEAAGETEHISIQVIERMVSLLDALAEYPDPVSLKELSAATELHPSTAHRILNDLVVKRFVDRVEPGTYRLGMRLLELGNIVKSRLSVREAALDFMRALHRKTHQTINLSVRQADEIVYIDRSFSERSGMQVVRAIGGRAPLHLTSTGKLFLSVDDPKNVRAYATRTGLAGHNKNSITDLAKLERELSMVRALGYARDNEELELGVRCMAAGICDDSGKLVAGLSISAPADRLQEDWVDDLVSTANQISSALGYRKDQA, via the coding sequence ATGAAAAAAGAAGCTGCAGGCGAGACAGAACACATTTCCATCCAGGTCATCGAGCGCATGGTCTCGCTGCTCGACGCCCTGGCCGAGTATCCCGATCCGGTGAGCCTGAAGGAATTGTCGGCCGCCACCGAGCTGCATCCCTCCACCGCCCACCGCATCCTCAACGATCTGGTGGTCAAGCGCTTCGTGGACCGGGTGGAGCCGGGTACCTATCGGCTGGGGATGCGTCTGCTGGAACTGGGCAACATCGTCAAGAGCCGCTTGTCGGTGCGCGAGGCGGCGCTGGACTTCATGCGCGCATTGCACCGCAAGACCCACCAGACCATCAATCTGTCGGTGCGGCAGGCCGATGAAATCGTTTATATCGACCGCTCCTTTTCTGAACGTTCAGGTATGCAGGTGGTGCGCGCCATCGGCGGCCGCGCGCCGCTGCACCTGACTTCCACCGGCAAGCTGTTCCTCTCGGTGGACGATCCCAAGAATGTGCGCGCCTATGCCACCCGTACCGGGCTGGCGGGCCACAACAAGAATTCCATTACCGATCTGGCCAAGCTGGAGCGCGAACTATCGATGGTACGGGCGCTGGGTTATGCGCGCGACAACGAGGAGCTGGAACTGGGGGTGCGCTGCATGGCCGCCGGCATCTGCGACGACAGCGGCAAGCTGGTGGCCGGCCTGTCGATCTCGGCCCCGGCCGACCGCCTGCAGGAAGACTGGGTGGATGACCTGGTGAGCACGGCCAATCAGATTTCCTCGGCCCTGGGGTATCGTAAGGATCAGGCCTGA
- the ssuD gene encoding FMNH2-dependent alkanesulfonate monooxygenase, protein MNVFWFIPTHGDSRYLGTSEGARAVTHDYMKQVAVAADTLGYDGVLLPTGRSCEDAWVAAASLIDATRRLKFLVAVRPGLTAPTLSARMAATFDRLSNGRLLINVVTGGDPVEQESDGIFGSHAERYEVSDEFLKIWREVLSKTHTGEETHFSGKHLSVKGAKALYPPVQQPYPPLYFGGSSDEAIDLAAEQVDVYLTWGEPPAAVAEKIARVRERAAKAGRTLRFGIRLHVIVRDTNEAAWRAADELISRLDDETIAKAQANFARMDSEGQRRMAALHGGRRDKLEVSPNLWAGVGLVRGGAGTALVGDGPTVAARIKEYADLGIDTFILSGYPHLEESYRFAELVFPLLPRAQRAALSAHNLTGPFGEIVGNTELPKAAPVRVSAS, encoded by the coding sequence ATGAACGTTTTCTGGTTTATCCCCACCCACGGCGACAGCCGCTATCTCGGCACTTCCGAAGGGGCGCGCGCGGTCACGCATGACTACATGAAGCAGGTGGCGGTGGCCGCCGACACGCTGGGCTATGACGGCGTGCTGCTGCCCACTGGCCGTTCTTGCGAAGACGCCTGGGTGGCGGCAGCCAGCCTGATCGATGCCACCCGCCGCCTGAAATTCCTGGTGGCGGTGCGCCCCGGCCTGACCGCACCGACCCTCTCGGCACGCATGGCCGCTACCTTCGATCGCCTTTCCAATGGCCGCCTGTTGATCAACGTGGTCACCGGTGGCGATCCGGTGGAGCAGGAGAGCGATGGCATCTTCGGCAGCCATGCCGAGCGTTATGAAGTCTCCGACGAATTCCTGAAGATCTGGCGCGAGGTCTTGAGCAAGACCCATACCGGCGAAGAGACCCACTTCAGCGGCAAGCACTTGAGCGTCAAGGGCGCCAAGGCGCTCTATCCACCGGTGCAGCAACCCTATCCGCCACTGTACTTCGGCGGCTCCTCGGACGAGGCCATCGACCTGGCCGCCGAGCAGGTCGATGTCTACCTGACCTGGGGCGAACCGCCGGCGGCCGTGGCCGAGAAGATTGCCCGCGTGCGCGAGCGCGCCGCCAAGGCAGGGCGCACGCTGCGCTTCGGCATCCGTTTGCACGTGATCGTGCGCGACACCAATGAAGCCGCCTGGCGCGCCGCCGATGAACTCATCAGCCGCCTGGATGACGAGACCATCGCCAAGGCCCAGGCCAACTTTGCCCGCATGGATTCGGAAGGGCAGCGCCGCATGGCGGCCCTGCACGGCGGCCGCCGCGACAAGCTGGAAGTGAGCCCCAACCTGTGGGCCGGCGTGGGCCTGGTGCGCGGCGGGGCGGGTACCGCCCTGGTGGGTGATGGTCCCACGGTGGCCGCGCGCATCAAGGAATATGCGGACCTGGGCATCGATACCTTCATTCTCTCCGGTTATCCGCATCTGGAAGAATCGTATCGTTTCGCCGAACTGGTGTTCCCGCTGTTGCCGCGTGCCCAGCGCGCAGCCTTGAGCGCTCACAACCTGACCGGTCCCTTCGGCGAGATCGTTGGCAATACCGAACTGCCCAAGGCCGCGCCGGTGCGCGTGTCGGCCAGCTGA
- the cysT gene encoding sulfate ABC transporter permease subunit CysT encodes MSASPVSLAAPRAAPVRAGGTGRRVLPGFRLSLGFTIFYLALIVLIPLSALFLKTFTLTWAGFVEAVTSPRVMASYRLSFGASLIAAFLNVIFGGIVAWVLVRYRFPGKRIIDALVDLPFALPTAVAGIALTTLYSQNGWLGKLLVPFGIKVAFTPLGVLVALTFIGLPFVVRTVQPVLEEAERELEEAAASLGASRWQTFARVIFPTIMPALLTGFALAFARASGEYGSVVFIAGNMPMVSEITPLFIVTKLEQYDYAGATAIAMVMLVVSFILLLTINLLQAWTRKRGQSERT; translated from the coding sequence ATGTCCGCATCCCCTGTTTCCCTAGCTGCGCCCCGCGCCGCGCCGGTCCGTGCCGGCGGGACCGGTCGGCGCGTGCTGCCCGGCTTCCGGCTGTCGCTGGGCTTCACCATCTTCTACCTGGCGCTGATCGTGCTGATCCCGCTGTCGGCCCTGTTTCTCAAGACGTTTACCCTGACCTGGGCCGGCTTCGTCGAGGCCGTGACCTCGCCGCGGGTGATGGCGTCCTATCGCCTGAGCTTTGGCGCTTCGCTGATCGCGGCCTTCCTCAACGTCATCTTCGGCGGCATCGTGGCCTGGGTGCTGGTGCGTTACCGCTTCCCCGGCAAGCGCATCATCGATGCCCTGGTCGATCTGCCGTTCGCCCTGCCCACGGCGGTGGCCGGTATCGCCCTCACCACGCTGTATTCGCAGAATGGCTGGCTGGGCAAGCTGCTGGTGCCGTTCGGCATCAAGGTCGCCTTTACGCCCCTGGGCGTGCTGGTGGCGCTGACCTTCATCGGCTTGCCGTTCGTGGTGCGCACCGTGCAACCGGTGCTGGAAGAGGCCGAGCGCGAACTGGAAGAAGCCGCCGCCAGCCTGGGCGCGAGCCGCTGGCAGACGTTTGCGCGGGTGATCTTCCCCACCATCATGCCGGCATTGCTGACCGGGTTTGCGTTGGCCTTCGCTCGTGCTTCCGGCGAATACGGCTCGGTGGTCTTCATCGCCGGCAACATGCCGATGGTTTCCGAAATCACCCCGTTGTTCATCGTCACCAAGCTGGAGCAATACGACTATGCCGGCGCCACGGCCATTGCCATGGTGATGCTGGTGGTTTCCTTCATCCTGCTGTTGACCATCAACCTGCTGCAAGCCTGGACCCGCAAGCGTGGCCAGTCGGAAAGGACCTGA
- a CDS encoding ATP-binding cassette domain-containing protein, giving the protein MRNDTQEHRELGRAAGRGVGLRLRAVSKAFSGRTVLHDIDLDIAPGEFVAIVGRSGCGKSTLLRLVAQLDAASGGELIYEHEGAGEPEIRIMFQDARLLPWKRVQANVALGLPRQAAPQAVNALRQVGLEQRAGEWPAVLSGGQRQRVALARALVHDPQLLLLDEPLGALDALTRIEMQTLIESLWRERGFTALLVTHDVQEAIALADRVLLIEDGQVALDQRIALARPRSRGQAQFAALEEAILARVLRHPGSEVVTEPSEAIFTPRGVQQVQWAV; this is encoded by the coding sequence ATGCGCAATGACACACAGGAACACCGTGAACTGGGCCGCGCCGCCGGCCGTGGCGTAGGGCTGCGGCTACGCGCCGTGTCCAAGGCCTTCAGCGGCCGCACCGTGCTGCACGACATCGATCTGGACATCGCACCCGGCGAATTCGTCGCCATCGTCGGTCGCAGCGGTTGCGGCAAGAGCACCCTGCTGCGCCTGGTGGCGCAACTGGATGCGGCCAGCGGCGGCGAACTGATCTACGAACATGAAGGGGCGGGCGAGCCGGAAATCCGCATCATGTTCCAGGATGCGCGCCTGTTGCCCTGGAAGCGGGTGCAGGCCAACGTCGCCCTGGGCTTGCCCCGGCAGGCCGCGCCGCAAGCCGTCAATGCCTTGCGCCAGGTCGGTCTGGAGCAGCGCGCCGGTGAATGGCCAGCGGTGCTCTCGGGCGGCCAGCGGCAACGCGTGGCGCTGGCCCGGGCCCTGGTGCACGACCCGCAATTGCTGTTGCTGGACGAACCGCTGGGCGCGCTCGATGCGCTCACCCGCATCGAGATGCAGACCCTGATCGAGTCGCTCTGGCGCGAACGCGGCTTCACTGCCTTGCTGGTCACGCACGATGTGCAGGAAGCCATCGCCCTGGCCGACCGCGTGCTGCTGATCGAAGACGGTCAGGTGGCGCTGGACCAGCGCATCGCCCTGGCGCGCCCGCGTTCTCGCGGTCAGGCCCAGTTCGCCGCACTGGAAGAAGCCATCCTGGCGCGCGTGCTGCGACACCCCGGTAGCGAGGTGGTTACCGAGCCATCTGAAGCTATCTTCACGCCGCGTGGCGTACAGCAGGTGCAGTGGGCGGTGTGA
- the ssuC gene encoding aliphatic sulfonate ABC transporter permease SsuC — MTSASDTVLPGAATAAQPSAQPKAAAKKSRPQRDAWIGWILPLLLLVWWEIAAQAGWLSSRILPEPFAVLKAAWQLSASGELWHHLAVSSGRAAAGFAVGAGLGLILGLLSGSLRWAELLLDTTLQMVRNIPALALIPLVILWFGIDETAKLFLVSVGVFFPVYLNTFHGIRSVDQGLIEMAKSYGLSGWPLYRDVILPGALPSILVGLRFALGLVWVLLIVAETISAQAGIGYMTMNAREFLQTDVVLVGILLYALLGKLADTAARALERFWLRWHPGYQ; from the coding sequence ATGACGAGTGCCTCCGATACCGTACTGCCGGGCGCTGCCACCGCCGCGCAGCCATCGGCCCAGCCCAAAGCCGCCGCCAAGAAATCGCGCCCGCAGCGCGATGCCTGGATCGGCTGGATCCTGCCGCTGCTCTTGCTGGTGTGGTGGGAAATCGCCGCCCAGGCCGGCTGGCTGTCCAGCCGCATCCTGCCGGAACCGTTCGCGGTGTTGAAGGCCGCCTGGCAGCTTTCGGCCAGCGGCGAACTGTGGCACCACCTGGCGGTCTCCAGCGGTCGTGCCGCGGCCGGCTTTGCGGTCGGCGCCGGGCTGGGTCTGATCCTGGGGCTGCTCTCGGGTAGCCTGCGCTGGGCCGAACTGCTGCTCGATACCACCTTGCAGATGGTGCGCAACATTCCGGCGCTGGCCTTGATTCCGCTGGTGATCCTGTGGTTTGGCATCGATGAGACGGCCAAGCTGTTCCTGGTCTCGGTGGGGGTGTTCTTCCCGGTCTATCTCAATACCTTCCACGGCATCCGCTCGGTGGACCAGGGTTTGATCGAGATGGCCAAGAGCTACGGCCTGTCGGGCTGGCCGCTGTATCGCGACGTGATCCTGCCGGGTGCCTTGCCCTCCATCCTGGTGGGCCTGCGCTTTGCGCTGGGGCTGGTGTGGGTGCTGCTGATCGTGGCCGAGACCATTTCGGCCCAGGCCGGCATCGGCTACATGACCATGAATGCCCGCGAATTCCTGCAGACCGACGTGGTGCTGGTGGGCATCCTGCTCTACGCCTTGCTGGGCAAGCTGGCCGATACCGCGGCACGGGCCCTGGAACGTTTCTGGCTGCGCTGGCATCCGGGCTATCAATGA
- the ssuE gene encoding NADPH-dependent FMN reductase produces MTILLLAGSPSAPSRSTRLLHHVGDKLAQLGHRYARLDVRDLPGQAILRADWNDADIKAALATVEEASAVVVATPVYKAAYSGILKAFLDLLPQFGLTNKLVLPLATGGSQSHMLALDYALRPVLSSLNPKHVLPSIYATEAQVTWSEEKGLVLDAPIEARVNEGVEQLSASLLALHKAAPEEFREIPFSQLQYSVSY; encoded by the coding sequence ATGACCATCCTGTTATTGGCCGGCAGCCCCTCGGCACCCTCCCGCTCCACCCGTCTGTTGCACCACGTCGGCGACAAGCTGGCTCAGCTCGGACACCGCTATGCGCGCCTGGATGTGCGCGACCTGCCGGGCCAGGCCATCCTGCGCGCCGACTGGAACGACGCCGATATCAAGGCCGCGCTGGCCACCGTCGAAGAAGCGTCTGCCGTGGTGGTGGCCACGCCGGTCTACAAGGCAGCCTATAGCGGCATCCTGAAAGCCTTCCTGGACCTGCTGCCGCAGTTCGGCCTGACCAACAAGCTGGTGCTGCCGCTGGCCACCGGTGGCAGCCAGTCGCACATGCTGGCGCTGGATTACGCGCTGCGCCCGGTCTTGTCCTCGCTCAACCCCAAGCACGTGCTGCCCAGCATCTACGCTACCGAGGCGCAAGTGACCTGGAGTGAAGAAAAAGGTCTGGTGCTGGATGCCCCCATCGAAGCCCGCGTCAATGAAGGCGTGGAACAGTTGTCGGCCAGCCTGTTGGCGCTGCACAAGGCAGCACCTGAAGAATTCCGCGAGATTCCCTTCTCGCAGTTGCAGTACAGCGTCTCTTACTAA
- a CDS encoding sulfate ABC transporter substrate-binding protein: MLKKIIKSIAAALVLAQAAHVAQAADVSLLNVSYDPTRELYADYNKAFAKYWKDKTGDIVTIKASHGGSGKQGRSVIDGIDADVVTLALAYDIDEISEKAKLLPADWQKRLPHNSSPYTSTIVFLVRKGNPKGIKDWGDLIKPGISVITPNPKTSGGARWNYLAAWAYAKQKGGSDDAARDYIAKLFKNVPVLDSGARGATITFVERGIGDVLLAWENEALISLKEWGPDKFDIVAPSISILTEPPVAVVDKVVDRRGTRKVAEEYLKYLYTEQGQEIIAKNYYRPIDPKIAAKYASQFPKLNLVTIDKDFGGWQKAQKTHFADGGTFDQLYAPNKK; this comes from the coding sequence ATGCTGAAAAAGATCATCAAATCGATCGCCGCCGCCCTGGTGCTGGCGCAAGCCGCGCACGTGGCGCAGGCGGCCGATGTTTCGCTGCTCAACGTCTCTTACGACCCCACGCGCGAACTCTACGCCGACTACAACAAGGCATTCGCCAAGTACTGGAAGGACAAGACCGGCGATATCGTCACCATCAAGGCCTCGCACGGCGGCTCCGGCAAGCAGGGCCGCTCGGTGATTGATGGCATCGATGCCGACGTGGTGACCCTGGCCCTGGCTTACGACATCGATGAAATCTCGGAAAAGGCCAAGCTCTTGCCGGCCGACTGGCAAAAGCGCCTGCCGCATAACAGCTCGCCCTATACCTCCACCATCGTGTTCCTGGTGCGCAAGGGCAATCCCAAGGGCATCAAGGACTGGGGCGACCTGATCAAGCCGGGGATCTCCGTCATCACCCCCAACCCCAAGACCTCGGGCGGCGCCCGCTGGAACTACCTGGCGGCCTGGGCCTATGCCAAGCAGAAGGGCGGTAGCGACGACGCTGCCCGCGACTACATCGCCAAGCTCTTCAAGAACGTGCCGGTGCTGGATTCGGGCGCCCGTGGCGCCACCATTACCTTCGTCGAGCGCGGCATCGGCGACGTGCTGCTGGCCTGGGAAAACGAAGCCCTGATTTCACTCAAGGAATGGGGCCCGGACAAGTTCGACATCGTCGCCCCCTCCATTTCCATCCTGACCGAACCCCCGGTGGCGGTGGTGGACAAGGTGGTCGACCGGCGCGGCACCCGCAAGGTGGCCGAGGAATACCTGAAGTACCTGTACACGGAACAGGGCCAGGAAATCATCGCCAAGAACTACTACCGTCCCATCGACCCCAAGATCGCCGCCAAGTACGCATCGCAATTCCCCAAGCTGAACCTGGTAACCATCGACAAGGATTTCGGCGGCTGGCAGAAGGCTCAGAAGACTCACTTCGCCGATGGTGGCACCTTCGACCAGCTCTACGCGCCCAACAAGAAGTGA
- a CDS encoding EAL domain-containing protein — MAYQALKAYLQRLDAQHAGAASSSSSKVWLDEQGRAAGRFFNTSLTSAFQPVRSFDDGHIVACEAFARSHSAVDDGLHLWKLLDQAASDDESVELDRLCRMLHAINYYRQVGEDAPELHLSVHARLLAAVNNNHGVAYRRILAALELPHERIVLQLPVVTPNQRWLLNYVLDNYRRNGFRLGVTANSPLEALGLLDKVKPDLIKVDARELADPDSVALLLLRAAEQGVRIFFKRVENRQVFDKLAWYCQALAQSTLAQGYLWDVPGARLPEILTGLKDAA, encoded by the coding sequence ATGGCATATCAGGCACTGAAGGCTTATCTGCAGCGCCTTGATGCGCAACACGCAGGCGCCGCGTCCTCTTCCTCTTCCAAGGTCTGGCTGGACGAGCAGGGGCGTGCCGCCGGGCGTTTCTTCAATACGTCGCTGACCTCGGCCTTCCAGCCGGTGCGCAGCTTCGACGATGGTCACATCGTCGCCTGCGAGGCCTTCGCCCGCAGTCATTCGGCCGTCGATGACGGCCTGCATCTGTGGAAGCTGCTGGACCAGGCTGCCAGCGACGATGAGTCGGTGGAGCTGGACCGGCTGTGCCGCATGTTGCACGCCATTAATTACTATCGTCAGGTCGGCGAGGATGCGCCGGAATTGCACCTGTCGGTACACGCGCGCCTGCTGGCGGCGGTCAACAACAATCACGGCGTGGCCTATCGCCGCATCCTGGCCGCGCTGGAGTTGCCGCACGAGCGCATCGTGCTGCAACTGCCGGTGGTCACGCCCAACCAGCGCTGGCTGCTCAATTACGTGCTGGATAATTACCGCCGCAACGGTTTCCGCCTGGGGGTGACGGCCAATAGCCCCCTGGAAGCACTGGGCCTGCTGGACAAGGTCAAGCCCGACCTGATTAAGGTTGATGCGCGTGAACTGGCCGACCCCGACAGCGTAGCCTTGCTGTTGCTGCGGGCGGCCGAGCAGGGCGTGCGCATCTTCTTCAAGCGGGTCGAAAACCGGCAAGTGTTCGATAAACTGGCCTGGTACTGTCAGGCACTGGCCCAGTCCACCCTGGCCCAGGGTTATCTGTGGGATGTGCCCGGTGCGCGCCTGCCGGAAATTCTGACCGGCCTGAAGGACGCCGCCTGA